In one Actinomycetota bacterium genomic region, the following are encoded:
- a CDS encoding polysaccharide deacetylase family protein, with protein sequence MPPAREFRRHVDIIRTRAEIIDETTLLELVTSGRRSNGTSHVLITFDDGYQNNVDDSSLELTRELGVRPLVFVVGAAVRPNFGTPRRLMRSPAGAPHPLASTESLRNAVSAGWAIGSHTATHWDCATGDAGDFEREIAGSKAALEEAIGVEVRTFAYPWGRRENISAAAGEWIVKSGYQASFTTARGRIDVAGVTSPYDLPRDPVEEWWGPREIAGCLAGGLDRVAGWR encoded by the coding sequence ATGCCGCCGGCCCGTGAGTTCCGACGCCACGTCGACATCATCCGAACGCGCGCCGAGATCATCGACGAGACGACGCTGCTCGAGCTCGTCACCAGCGGTCGCCGATCGAACGGCACGAGCCATGTCCTCATCACTTTCGACGACGGTTATCAGAACAATGTCGACGACTCCAGCCTCGAGTTGACCCGGGAGTTGGGGGTGCGTCCGCTCGTGTTCGTCGTCGGCGCCGCCGTGCGGCCCAATTTCGGGACACCACGACGCCTGATGCGCAGCCCAGCCGGTGCACCGCACCCGCTGGCGTCGACCGAATCGCTCCGCAACGCCGTCTCGGCCGGTTGGGCGATCGGCTCCCACACCGCGACCCACTGGGACTGCGCAACGGGTGACGCCGGCGACTTCGAGCGCGAGATAGCCGGCTCCAAGGCCGCCCTCGAGGAAGCCATCGGCGTCGAGGTGCGCACGTTCGCCTACCCGTGGGGCCGGCGCGAGAACATCAGCGCCGCGGCCGGCGAATGGATCGTCAAGAGCGGCTACCAGGCGTCGTTCACGACGGCGCGCGGGCGGATCGACGTCGCCGGCGTCACCTCGCCCTACGACCTGCCTCGTGATCCCGTCGAGGAATGGTGGGGGCCGCGTGAGATCGCGGGTTGCCTCGCCGGGGGCCTCGACCGCGTCGCCGGCTGGCGCTGA
- a CDS encoding right-handed parallel beta-helix repeat-containing protein, which yields MPLVSSRQLVSSQHARRRGAAGAAFLLMVLVAAQLVMPSLARSATTWSFVAKADTYVDAGRPGDNFGRAASLRTDQFPWAQRSYLRFDTPALRGQYFKRATLRLFSNQANPLGVAVYALSDNSWVETRLTWDGSPQPGAFVGHSPPTGVARWTEIDITAAVKRNAAMRASGHLSLVVRHSAFANRTVHPQAHEAETDFASRETGATAPQLLLTTEPAPTASTLPAPTTTVAPRPTTTVVTPPPPVPSGCVAVQGSVQSAVNANPAGTRFCLSGTISERITPKDGQGFVGPAVLDGRGSIDRAFGGGAANVTVENLEVRNYNPGRQNGAVEPAGDNWTLRNVNIHNNGWGGIYIGGNNVKIIGGKVNDHAGLGIGDSKVSGTLVDGTEIARNGFGESCGFEAGGVKFVAVHTTVRNTFTHDNFCKGLWWDINAANTLVEGNLVQDNWDEGIFYEISQDAVIRGNTVRRNGLHNYNASNRNGCSWLWGGGITIPSSFNVEIYGNTLDGNCNGITGTQQDRTDSTPPAHLLQNLSVHDNIVNGSGSTGVVEDNGADLTTRAITFVRNSFGGGHDFCGMAC from the coding sequence ATGCCCCTCGTGTCGTCCCGCCAGCTCGTGTCCTCCCAGCACGCCCGGCGGCGGGGCGCGGCGGGGGCGGCGTTCCTGCTGATGGTGCTCGTCGCGGCCCAGTTGGTGATGCCGTCGCTCGCCCGCTCCGCGACCACGTGGAGCTTCGTGGCGAAGGCCGACACCTACGTCGACGCGGGCAGGCCGGGCGACAACTTCGGTCGGGCCGCTTCGCTCCGCACCGACCAGTTCCCCTGGGCGCAACGCAGCTATCTGCGCTTCGACACACCTGCCCTGCGCGGGCAGTACTTCAAGCGGGCCACGCTCCGCCTGTTCAGCAACCAAGCCAACCCGCTCGGCGTCGCCGTCTACGCGCTGAGCGACAACAGCTGGGTTGAGACCCGCCTCACGTGGGACGGTTCACCGCAACCCGGCGCCTTCGTGGGCCACTCGCCCCCCACGGGCGTGGCGCGATGGACCGAGATCGACATCACCGCGGCAGTGAAACGCAACGCGGCAATGCGCGCATCCGGTCACCTCAGCCTGGTAGTCCGCCATTCCGCGTTCGCGAACCGGACCGTCCACCCGCAAGCGCACGAAGCCGAGACCGACTTCGCCAGTCGCGAGACCGGAGCAACCGCGCCGCAACTCCTCCTGACCACCGAGCCGGCACCCACGGCGTCCACGCTCCCCGCCCCCACGACAACCGTGGCACCCCGGCCCACGACCACGGTCGTCACACCGCCACCTCCCGTCCCGAGCGGGTGCGTCGCGGTTCAGGGCAGCGTCCAGAGCGCGGTCAACGCCAACCCGGCCGGCACGCGCTTCTGCCTGTCGGGAACGATCAGCGAGAGGATCACGCCCAAGGACGGCCAGGGGTTCGTCGGGCCCGCGGTGCTCGACGGCCGCGGCAGCATCGATCGTGCGTTCGGCGGTGGAGCCGCGAACGTGACCGTCGAGAACCTCGAGGTCCGCAACTACAACCCCGGGCGCCAGAACGGCGCGGTCGAGCCCGCAGGTGACAACTGGACGCTGCGCAACGTCAACATCCACAACAACGGCTGGGGTGGCATCTACATCGGCGGCAACAACGTCAAGATCATCGGCGGCAAGGTGAACGACCATGCCGGCCTCGGCATCGGCGACAGCAAGGTCTCGGGCACCCTCGTCGACGGCACCGAGATCGCGCGCAACGGCTTTGGGGAGTCGTGCGGCTTCGAGGCGGGCGGCGTGAAGTTCGTCGCGGTGCACACGACCGTGCGCAACACCTTCACCCACGACAACTTCTGCAAGGGTTTGTGGTGGGACATCAACGCGGCCAACACCCTGGTCGAAGGCAATCTGGTCCAGGACAACTGGGACGAGGGGATCTTCTACGAGATCTCCCAGGACGCCGTCATCCGAGGCAACACGGTCCGCCGCAACGGGCTGCACAACTACAACGCGTCCAATCGCAACGGGTGCTCGTGGCTGTGGGGTGGCGGCATCACCATTCCGTCCTCGTTCAACGTCGAGATCTACGGCAACACGCTGGACGGCAACTGCAACGGGATCACCGGCACGCAACAGGACCGCACCGATTCCACACCGCCCGCGCATCTGTTGCAGAACCTCAGCGTGCACGACAACATCGTGAACGGATCAGGCTCGACGGGTGTCGTCGAGGACAACGGGGCCGACCTGACCACTCGCGCCATCACCTTCGTGCGCAACTCGTTCGGCGGTGGTCACGACTTCTGCGGCATGGCCTGCTGA